The proteins below come from a single Cololabis saira isolate AMF1-May2022 chromosome 2, fColSai1.1, whole genome shotgun sequence genomic window:
- the loxl1 gene encoding lysyl oxidase homolog 1, with product MLSVVVACVVFVLVGSGVAQDAAQTQAQSQSRGQAGDGPGAPWRQVIQWENNGQVFSLMNSGSEYVPAGAAAQNRNPRVVLADAAPRPSRRPQGGNVRRQAPSRGSSETVRGRARHPFGFGQVPDNWRHTAGSTGGGSRFQGSSTSRFRPSTGSSSSSSSFSSSSYNIPAYPQYPFPQQPPFQPHDPSFGDGSVRSFEPPFQPVGGGVYSGGPYGTGPGYNGGGYGGNVAPVIPGSPSDLPENGYYYYQYYGFAPNPAAPALQPGLQPALQPGLQPALQPALQPALQPALQPGLQPAPQPPFADGLDHRYTHSLFNGESGPAVPIPDANQAPPVAVDRQGPAGRPQVNSPQFEQFPPFGRPQAPFVQPFPEVRNSPNSALENPSTNVGSVYRRPQRGLPDLVPDPNYVQASTYIQRAHMYSLRCAAEEKCLASSAYSPETTDYDVRVLLRFPQRVKNKGTADFMPNRPRHTWEWHSCHQHYHSMDEFSHYDLLEVSTGRKVAEGHKASFCLEDTTCDFGHLKRYACTSHTQGLSPGCYDTYNADIDCQWIDITDIKPGNYILKLQVNPRFLVQESDYTNNVVRCNVHYTGRTVTTNNCKIAQS from the exons ATGTTATCTGTTGTTGTGGCATGTGTGGTATTCGTCCTGGTGGGCTCAGGGGTGGCTCAGGATGCTGCACAAACTCAGGCGCAGAGCCAGAGTCGGGGTCAAGCCGGGGACGGCCCTGGTGCCCCTTGGAGGCAGGTTATACAGTGGGAGAACAATGGCCAGGTGTTCAGCCTGATGAACAGTGGATCTGAATATGTTcccgctggagctgcagcccagAACAGAAATCCCAGGGTGGTTTTGGCAGATGCTGCTCCACGTCCTTCGCGCAGACCTCAGGGAGGTAATGTCCGCCGACAGGCTCCATCAAGAGGATCTTCTGAAACTGTCCGCGGACGGGCAAGGCATCCTTTTGGCTTTGGCCAAGTGCCTGATAACTGGAGACATACGGCAGGTAGCACAGGAGGTGGCAGTCGCTTCCAGGGGTCCTCAACCAGTCGTTTCCGTCCATCTACAGGctcttcctcttcatcctcatccTTTTCCTCATCTTCATATAACATACCAGCTTATCCACAGTACCCATTTCCACAACAGCCCCCCTTCCAGCCTCATGACCCCAGTTTTGGAGATGGATCAGTCAGGAGCTTCGAACCACCCTTCCAGCCAGTTGGTGGTGGTGTTTACAGCGGTGGGCCGTATGGGACTGGGCCGGGGTATAATGGAGGTGGATATGGAGGAAATGTGGCCCCAGTGATCCCAGGCTCGCCTTCGGACTTGCCTGAAAATGGCTACTATTACTACCAATATTATGGCTTTGCGCCAAATCCTGCGGCGCCAGCACTCCAACCGGGACTCCAGCCGGCACTCCAACCGGGACTCCAGCCGGCACTCCAACCGGCACTCCAACCGGCACTCCAACCGGCACTCCAACCGGGACTCCAACCGGCACCCCAACCACCGTTTGCAGATGGTCTGGATCACAGATACACCCACAGCCTCTTCAACGGCGAATCTGGCCCTGCTGTCCCCATTCCTGATGCCAACCAGGCCCCCCCTGTTGCAGTGGACAGGCAAGGACCTGCTGGTCGACCGCAGGTCAACAGCCCGCAGTTTGAGCAGTTCCCTCCATTTGGAAGACCCCAGGCTCCTTTCGTGCAACCCTTTCCTGAAGTCAGGAATTCTCCAAACTCTGCCCTTGAGAATCCGAGTACGAATGTTGGCAGTGTGTACAGACGACCACAAAGAg GTTTGCCTGACCTGGTTCCAGATCCCAACTACGTTCAGGCGTCTACATACATCCAGAGAGCCCACATGTACTCACTCCGTTGTGCCGCAGAGGAAAAATGCCTGGCAAG CTCTGCCTACAGCCCTGAGACCACTGACTATGATGTAAGGGTCCTGCTGCGATTCCCACAGAGGGTGAAGAATAAGGGCACGGCTGACTTCATGCCTAACAGGCCGCGTCATACCTGGGAATGGCACAGCTGTCATCA GCATTACCACAGTATGGATGAGTTCAGCCACTATGATTTACTCGAGGTCAGCACTGGCCGTAAAGTGGCAGAGGGACACAAGGCCAGCTTCTGTCTGGAGGACACCACCTGTGACTTTGGGCACCTGAAGCGTTACGCCTGCACTTCTCACACTCAG GGTCTGAGCCCAGGCTGCTATGATACATACAATGCTGATATTGACTGCCAGTGGATCGACATCACTGACATCAAACCTGGAAACTACATTCTTAAG ctcCAAGTTAATCCTAGGTTCCTGGTGCAAGAGTCAGACTATACCAACAACGTCGTCAGGTGTAACGTTCACTACACCGGTCGAACTGTTACAACAAACAACTGCAAAATAGCACA ATCTTGA